From Selenomonas sp. AB3002, one genomic window encodes:
- a CDS encoding glycosyltransferase family 9 protein: protein MSSVKVIYDNYASDDVVFVHSGRLMMIVNPRRFIEKKEELINSLTTFAGSHEEVYLWGAGKLGKYVKDFLEEINIHPKGFIVSKVSNERFYLDLPIMQYDEMSIYGGIGIVLSLGNQYHEEVLSNSNLDLSHMFIPSQEMYEIMGASQRIISDYRVSALEKLFPYKIKLENISLRDWREILIICIENIGDVIMYLPFIRELRKNCALDVNITVVVQPQVKIFMELCPYIDTVIVYDYRKYFASDIHGAIEISKMFSEAHLCQVQYDVVFIQGWYNIHIESLLLAVFSSATVRVGFSETNMPAKAILNRNFDKFLSVAIKSTAPMHEVERNLYIVKFLRGKVYSSGLDFWHTAEDERLASKILSGVKLGDEGKMIAIVPYANDPRRVWDKHNYLELLLALHGINQKNYYLILGGVETVRIGDYLIKESNINNIINLAGKTSLGIVSAVIKRCSLYIGSNTGLTHIAAAWKVPVIEIICHPVGGDPLEYSSPIRYHAWETKYSIVRPDHALPGCGATCYSETPHCINLIKADDVLSTIKCEHPGIINSKL from the coding sequence ATGAGTTCTGTTAAAGTGATTTATGATAATTATGCCAGTGATGATGTGGTGTTTGTCCATAGCGGGAGGCTTATGATGATAGTTAACCCGAGAAGATTTATAGAAAAAAAAGAAGAGTTGATTAATTCATTGACAACATTCGCTGGCAGTCATGAGGAGGTTTATCTTTGGGGGGCGGGAAAACTTGGCAAATATGTAAAAGATTTTCTAGAAGAAATAAATATTCATCCTAAGGGATTCATAGTGTCTAAAGTGAGTAATGAAAGGTTTTATTTAGATTTACCTATAATGCAATATGATGAGATGAGTATATATGGAGGAATAGGAATAGTTTTATCTTTGGGGAATCAATACCATGAAGAAGTGTTGTCAAATAGTAACCTTGATTTAAGTCATATGTTTATTCCTAGTCAAGAAATGTATGAAATTATGGGGGCTTCTCAGCGTATTATATCAGACTACAGAGTTTCAGCATTAGAAAAGTTATTTCCATATAAAATTAAATTAGAGAATATTTCTTTACGGGATTGGAGGGAAATACTGATAATTTGTATTGAAAATATAGGCGATGTGATAATGTATTTACCGTTTATAAGAGAACTCAGAAAGAATTGCGCTCTTGATGTAAATATTACTGTGGTTGTGCAACCGCAGGTGAAAATATTTATGGAACTATGTCCTTATATTGATACGGTTATTGTTTATGATTATAGGAAATATTTTGCTTCAGATATACATGGAGCTATTGAAATAAGCAAAATGTTTTCTGAAGCACATTTATGTCAAGTGCAATATGATGTTGTTTTTATACAAGGATGGTATAATATACATATAGAATCTCTATTACTTGCGGTCTTTAGTAGTGCAACCGTGAGAGTTGGTTTTTCTGAGACAAATATGCCAGCGAAGGCTATATTAAATAGGAATTTTGATAAATTCTTATCTGTAGCTATCAAATCAACTGCTCCTATGCATGAGGTAGAACGTAATTTATATATTGTAAAATTTTTAAGGGGAAAAGTATATTCTAGTGGATTAGATTTTTGGCATACTGCTGAAGACGAAAGGCTGGCAAGTAAAATTTTAAGCGGTGTAAAACTGGGTGATGAAGGTAAAATGATTGCCATAGTTCCCTATGCCAATGATCCGAGACGGGTTTGGGATAAACATAATTATCTTGAGCTGTTGCTTGCTCTTCATGGAATAAATCAGAAAAATTATTATTTGATTTTAGGAGGTGTTGAAACGGTTAGAATAGGGGATTACCTGATTAAAGAGTCTAATATTAATAATATAATAAATTTGGCTGGCAAGACATCTTTGGGAATAGTATCGGCTGTTATAAAAAGGTGTTCTTTATATATAGGGAGTAATACTGGATTGACACATATAGCCGCTGCATGGAAGGTTCCGGTGATTGAGATTATTTGTCATCCTGTAGGTGGAGATCCATTAGAGTATTCATCACCAATTAGATATCATGCTTGGGAAACAAAATACTCTATAGTGCGTCCTGATCACGCTTTGCCAGGATGCGGAGCTACCTGCTATTCAGAGACGCCACATTGTATAAATCTAATAAAGGCTGATGATGTGTTAAGTACAATAAAATGTGAACATCCTGGAATTATAAATTCCAAGCTATAG
- a CDS encoding glycoside hydrolase family 99-like domain-containing protein — translation MDKNDEIKNINQSSPRVIAMYLPQFHRVRENDDWWGEGYTEWTAVKKACPMFNGHSQPKIPLNSNYYDLMEKDVMVWQAYLARKYGVNAFCFYHYWFKDGRRILERPAENLLKWKDIDMPFCFCWANETWARTWEVMNVEVNSWTSKNNKIFDNEILLMQNYGTRGVWEKHIEYLIPFFKDSRYIKINNKPVFVLYYPHNIHCLVDMMEVWNEVLKREGFDGVYLIGDIKESMPVIDINDINSWMIRYPIAAKHKIKKHVEDVATLDYDEMWDSILSYDDIQGMNKPCYCCACVNYDDTPRHGDLGTVCINFNDEKFYRYFRKLYGYCKYKKLDFIFLNAWNEWGEGMYLEPDEQNGFGLLEAVRRTVYNDEIEDNPGINNGRISENSGTDGRYYLDMKKQGLVINALSQWLRINEKGEEVRSFFYRNKYRRIAIYGGGRLGKHLIANLVGSDVEIKYIIDKNKSLKICSYPTFTLEDKLPPVDAVVITPIGMYEALRSELRKYVDYDTVSLEYILYEFC, via the coding sequence ATGGACAAGAATGATGAAATTAAGAATATTAACCAATCATCACCACGTGTTATAGCGATGTACTTGCCTCAATTTCATCGTGTGAGGGAGAATGATGATTGGTGGGGAGAGGGATATACCGAATGGACTGCGGTGAAAAAAGCATGTCCTATGTTTAATGGGCATTCACAACCCAAAATTCCACTAAATAGTAATTACTATGACTTAATGGAAAAAGATGTAATGGTTTGGCAAGCTTATTTGGCGAGGAAGTATGGGGTAAATGCATTTTGTTTTTATCATTATTGGTTTAAAGATGGGAGACGCATTTTAGAAAGACCGGCAGAAAATCTGTTAAAATGGAAAGATATAGATATGCCGTTCTGTTTTTGCTGGGCGAATGAGACGTGGGCTAGAACATGGGAGGTTATGAATGTAGAGGTGAATTCGTGGACATCAAAAAATAACAAAATTTTTGATAATGAAATTCTTTTGATGCAAAATTATGGAACGAGAGGTGTGTGGGAAAAACATATTGAATATTTAATTCCGTTCTTTAAAGATTCACGTTATATTAAAATAAATAATAAACCTGTGTTTGTGCTGTATTATCCGCACAATATTCATTGCTTAGTAGATATGATGGAGGTTTGGAATGAGGTTTTGAAACGAGAAGGATTTGATGGGGTTTATTTAATAGGTGATATAAAGGAGTCTATGCCAGTAATAGATATTAATGATATAAATTCATGGATGATACGTTACCCTATAGCAGCTAAACATAAAATCAAAAAGCATGTTGAAGATGTTGCTACGTTGGATTATGATGAAATGTGGGATTCTATACTATCATATGATGATATTCAAGGTATGAATAAGCCTTGCTATTGTTGTGCTTGTGTTAATTACGATGATACTCCTCGTCATGGGGATTTAGGAACTGTATGTATAAATTTTAATGATGAAAAGTTCTACAGATATTTTCGTAAATTATATGGATACTGTAAGTATAAGAAGTTAGATTTTATTTTCCTTAATGCATGGAATGAATGGGGGGAGGGAATGTACTTAGAACCAGATGAACAAAATGGATTCGGCCTTTTAGAAGCTGTAAGGAGAACTGTATACAATGATGAAATAGAAGATAATCCCGGCATAAATAATGGTAGAATATCTGAAAATAGTGGAACTGATGGAAGATATTATCTTGATATGAAAAAACAAGGTCTTGTAATTAATGCGTTGAGTCAATGGTTGAGAATAAACGAGAAGGGAGAGGAGGTAAGGAGTTTTTTTTATAGGAATAAATATAGGAGAATAGCTATTTATGGAGGTGGAAGGCTAGGTAAGCATCTAATTGCAAATTTGGTTGGCAGTGATGTTGAGATAAAATATATTATTGATAAAAATAAATCTTTAAAAATATGTTCTTACCCTACATTTACACTTGAAGATAAGTTGCCTCCAGTAGACGCTGTTGTTATTACTCCGATTGGAATGTATGAAGCATTAAGGAGTGAATTGCGGAAATATGTAGATTATGATACTGTTTCGTTAGAGTATATTCTTTATGAGTTCTGTTAA
- a CDS encoding glycosyltransferase family 4 protein, translating to MEIQVGINKIEECLNSSVRVFGYGAGHYGHALAWMSRQMEWNLTGFLVSNGEKHPDEISDYPVMQVSEAGDLSDVSIILAVNEKNKSAILSSLSETGLKIVILSSAFFDDLMYRYRIMDDSFALTAQKLRFWREGISYESMRVLFFTHGSELLGANRSLLQNLLYWQAMGMESLIVSPNAGDLNKVLNKHNIPSLVAHFLWWVGDCDGGKIPDNTLVVDKLDSLLKNCCFNLVYSNSSVINIGANMARKLDRPHIWHIREFVEEDFGWHFFLGRKEALEYILNNSNKAICISKALMSKCEDVVEQKNVFCLIPNGVSLDYAGTHKKDEFYQDVLRIGMCGFVKECKNQKEVLEALSLLPKEVLKHYEVEFYGPQDPIYQEVLNEYANSNLLKDRVKFLGYTTDVASHLCNCQIGVMASRMEAFGRVTVEYMLSGLLTIASNTGANPELLENGKYGLLYEFGNPKKLAECLIWCEKHRSKMQKMARQAQGEALKRFDPQRTAMSVYDVIANAINNK from the coding sequence GATTTCTAGTATCGAACGGAGAAAAGCATCCAGATGAAATATCTGATTACCCTGTCATGCAAGTATCAGAAGCAGGAGATTTAAGCGATGTTTCTATTATTTTAGCTGTAAATGAGAAAAATAAATCTGCAATATTATCATCTTTATCTGAAACTGGACTAAAGATAGTAATTTTATCTAGTGCTTTTTTTGACGATTTAATGTATAGATATAGAATTATGGATGATTCCTTTGCGCTGACAGCACAAAAGTTAAGATTTTGGCGGGAGGGGATATCTTATGAATCTATGAGAGTGTTGTTTTTTACTCATGGTTCAGAACTTTTGGGAGCTAATAGGAGTTTGTTACAAAATTTGCTATATTGGCAAGCTATGGGAATGGAATCTTTGATTGTATCTCCTAATGCAGGTGATTTAAATAAGGTTCTTAATAAACATAATATTCCTAGTTTGGTAGCACATTTTTTATGGTGGGTAGGAGATTGTGATGGGGGTAAGATTCCTGATAATACTCTAGTAGTGGATAAACTTGATTCGTTGCTGAAGAATTGCTGCTTTAATCTCGTCTACTCTAATAGCAGTGTGATTAATATCGGTGCCAATATGGCTCGGAAATTAGACCGGCCACATATCTGGCATATTCGGGAATTCGTTGAGGAGGATTTTGGCTGGCATTTTTTTCTAGGCCGAAAGGAAGCTTTAGAATATATTTTGAATAATAGTAATAAGGCTATCTGTATATCAAAAGCGTTAATGTCTAAATGTGAAGATGTTGTAGAACAGAAAAATGTATTTTGCCTAATACCGAATGGAGTTAGTCTTGACTATGCAGGAACACATAAGAAAGATGAATTCTATCAAGATGTTTTACGGATCGGTATGTGTGGCTTTGTTAAAGAGTGTAAAAACCAAAAAGAGGTTCTAGAAGCATTGAGTTTATTACCCAAAGAAGTGTTGAAACATTATGAAGTTGAATTCTATGGTCCGCAGGATCCTATATATCAAGAAGTACTAAATGAATATGCTAATTCGAATTTATTAAAAGATAGAGTTAAATTTTTGGGGTATACGACTGATGTAGCAAGTCATTTATGCAACTGTCAAATTGGTGTGATGGCGTCGCGCATGGAAGCTTTTGGCCGAGTAACTGTTGAGTATATGCTATCAGGGTTGTTGACGATAGCATCTAATACTGGAGCAAATCCTGAATTGCTAGAAAATGGTAAGTATGGATTGTTGTATGAGTTTGGAAATCCCAAAAAACTTGCCGAATGCTTGATATGGTGTGAAAAACATCGTTCAAAAATGCAAAAAATGGCCAGGCAGGCACAGGGAGAGGCATTAAAAAGATTTGATCCTCAAAGAACGGCAATGTCAGTATACGATGTTATCGCTAATGCTATAAATAATAAATAA